A region from the Triticum urartu cultivar G1812 chromosome 1, Tu2.1, whole genome shotgun sequence genome encodes:
- the LOC125529448 gene encoding uncharacterized protein LOC125529448 isoform X2 → MSGGGGGGGGAGGGKGAAAAGPVPQASRKLVQSLKEIVNRPDAEIYAALRECSMDPDEAVSRLLSQDTFQEVKSKRDKKKEVKETPEPRSRAANNATSRGVRGGPDRGGRNNSAYNSSIGSGMPSTNSTQKQTVSSSSVNKNLVADAPSVPPQTSSGFQHGWSGTPGQLSMADIVKMGGRPQAQGKPSTKTVVTADKGYAGQYPSLPTTVNQNAKQSASTVAPTELDQGLPSAQDSVLVKDHSHTAADNKQKYDNDWSPQDDPPAGNQSSIPETSGDPSLFEAPLHPSTHVADAVYLHENSYLDDNISAAMRSGNASERHLDHYGGNSEYNDGLLQNSSTYLAQTHSHIEDQAEESNADVSAAANFQGLSLHDEELAATKFAEDNPAVIIPDHLQVSNTGCAGLSFGSFGSGAFSGLLPPPKSTENNVELPIVEESEPIDHTDTRDQDFYEIPPNSPPNENLEEIMGANTENLDVPSVQQPDVLRQEILDDPSGVQYNLPSVSSHAYANPAQPNAMDAMQGSNQAHTLSHLSSLLQSNTLQQHNLLGSNMAPLRDLDFGLSPLLAAQAQSMGARYNSAAPTTTGMQEPMKPGVFSNTQSTQNLPSTSIQMAPSLPQQLVHPYSQPTLPIAPFANMIGANMIGYNPYLAQNYPAYLPSTAFQQAYSSNGQFHQSAAAVPGAGMKYSMPQYKNNMSGANLQQQQQPSSVISGYAGFGSSSNLPGNFALNQNAAPPSANLGFDEALSAQYKEANQYMALQQQGDNSAMWLHGAGSRTASALPPTQFYGYQGQSQQQGAFRQAQQPQQPSQYGGHGYPAFYHSQGGMAQEHHPQNPADGALNGYQAAPQQQQQQQQPSHQSWQQHANY, encoded by the exons atgagcggcggcggcggcggcggcggcggcgcggggggcgggaagggggcggcggccgCTGGGCCCGTCCCGCAGGCCTCGAGGAAGCTCGTACAGAGCCTCAAGGAGATCGTCAACCGCCCGGACGCCGAGATCTACGCCGCGCTGCGCGAGTGCTCCATGGACCCCGACGAGGCCGTCAGCCGCCTCCTCTCCCAAG ATACCTTTCAAGAGGTAAAGAGCAAGCGTGACAAGAAAAAAGAG GTTAAAGAGACTCCTGAGCCAAGGTCTCGAGCGGCAAATAATGCTACCAGTCGAGGTGTAAGAGGCGGTCCAGATCGAGGTGGGCGAAACAACTCTGCTTACAACAGCTCCATTG GATCTGGTATGCCATCAACCAATTCCACCCAGAAGCAAACAGTTTCAAG TTCCTCCGTGAACAAAAATCTGGTTGCTGATGCACCGTCAGTACCACCACAAACATCATCTGGGTTTCAGCATGGCTGGTCTGGGACGCCAGGTCAGTTGTCAATGGCTGATATTGTGAAAATGGGTGGCAGGCCACAGGCTCAGGGGAAGCCTTCTACCAAGACTGTGGTCACAGCGGACAAAGGATATGCTGGACAATACCCATCTTTGCCCACCACTGTAAACCAGAATGCAAAACAATCTGCGAGCACAGTTGCACCAACAGAGCTTGACCAGGGGTTACCTTCTGCGCAAGATTCTGTTCTGGTTAAGGACCACAGTCACACAGCTGCTGATAACAAGCAGAAATATGATAATGATTGGTCTCCACAAGATGACCCGCCAGCAGGGAATCAATCCTCCATCCCTGAGACATCTGGGGACCCATCATTATTTGAGGCACCATTACATCCATCGACGCATGTTGCTGATGCGGTTTACTTGCATGAAAATTCTTATTTGGATGATAACATCTCTGCTGCAATGAGATCAGGAAATGCTTCTGAGAGACACTTGGATCACTATGGAGGGAATTCTGAATATAATGATGGATTATTGCAGAACTCGAGTACCTATCTGGCTCAGACGCATTCTCACATAGAGGACCAAG CTGAGGAGTCCAACGCTGATGTATCAGCAGCAGCAAACTTTCAGGGTCTGAGCCTACATGATGAAGAGCTAGCTGCCACAAAGTTTGCCGAAGATAACCCAGCAGTTATAATTCCGGACCATCTGCAAGTTTCCAACACAGGCTGTGCCGGATTGAGCTTTGGCAGTTTCGGATCTGGTGCATTTTCTGGGCTCCTCCCGCCGCCAAAGAGCACCGAAAACAATGTGGAGTTGCCTATTGTGGAGGAATCTGAACCTATAGATCATACAGATACGAG GGATCAAGATTTCTATGAAATTCCTCCGAATTCGCCACCAAACGAGAACCTTGAGGAAATTATGGGAGCTAACACTGAGAATCTTGATGTACCTTCTGTTCAACAGCCTGATGTCCTGAGACAAGAAATACTGGATGATCCTTCAGGTGTTCAATATAATCTGCCATCAGTCTCGAGCCACGCGTATGCGAACCCAGCACAGCCAAATGCAATGGATGCCATGCAAGGAAGTAACCAAGCGCACACTCTTTCACACCTGTCAAGCTTGCTG CAATCAAATACGTTACAACAACACAACCTGTTGGGCTCAAATATGGCACCTCTTCGGGACTTGGACTTCGGTTTATCACCTTTGTTGGCAGCACAAGCACAATCAATGGGTGCAAGATATAACTCAGCTGCACCAACTACTACTGGCATGCAGGAG CCAATGAAGCCAGGAGTTTTCTCGAACACTCAATCCACACAAAATCTTCCGAGTACCAGCATTCAGATGGCCCCCTCTCTTCCTCAGCAATTAGTCCATCCTTACTCACAGCCCACTTTACCTATTGCACCTTTCGCAAATATGATTGGCGCAAATATGATCGGCTATAATCCATACTTGGCACAAAACTACCCTGCTTACTTACCATCAACCGCCTTCCAGCAAGCTTACTCGAGTAATGGACAGTTCCATCAGTCTGCCGCTGCTGTACCTGGAGCTGGCATGAAGTACTCGATGCCACAATACAAGAACAACATGTCAGGCGCAAActtacaacaacaacaacaaccttCGTCGGTTATATCTGGTTATGCAGGCTTTGGTAGCTCAAGTAACCTTCCAGGAAATTTTGCCCTCAACCAGAATGCTGCCCCTCCGTCGGCCAATCTTGGGTTTGATGAAGCATTGAGCGCTCAGTACAAAGAGGCCAATCAATACATGGCTCTCCAGCAGCAG GGCGACAACTCTGCGATGTGGCTTCATGGGGCTGGTTCAAGAACAGCGTCAGCACTTCCTCCTACCCAGTTCTACGGCTACCAGGGACAGAGCCAGCAGCAGGGCGCCTTCCGCCAGGCGCAGCAGCCCCA
- the LOC125529448 gene encoding uncharacterized protein LOC125529448 isoform X1 — translation MSGGGGGGGGAGGGKGAAAAGPVPQASRKLVQSLKEIVNRPDAEIYAALRECSMDPDEAVSRLLSQDTFQEVKSKRDKKKEVKETPEPRSRAANNATSRGVRGGPDRGGRNNSAYNSSIDNMTSRSSVSGSGMPSTNSTQKQTVSSSSVNKNLVADAPSVPPQTSSGFQHGWSGTPGQLSMADIVKMGGRPQAQGKPSTKTVVTADKGYAGQYPSLPTTVNQNAKQSASTVAPTELDQGLPSAQDSVLVKDHSHTAADNKQKYDNDWSPQDDPPAGNQSSIPETSGDPSLFEAPLHPSTHVADAVYLHENSYLDDNISAAMRSGNASERHLDHYGGNSEYNDGLLQNSSTYLAQTHSHIEDQAEESNADVSAAANFQGLSLHDEELAATKFAEDNPAVIIPDHLQVSNTGCAGLSFGSFGSGAFSGLLPPPKSTENNVELPIVEESEPIDHTDTRDQDFYEIPPNSPPNENLEEIMGANTENLDVPSVQQPDVLRQEILDDPSGVQYNLPSVSSHAYANPAQPNAMDAMQGSNQAHTLSHLSSLLQSNTLQQHNLLGSNMAPLRDLDFGLSPLLAAQAQSMGARYNSAAPTTTGMQEPMKPGVFSNTQSTQNLPSTSIQMAPSLPQQLVHPYSQPTLPIAPFANMIGANMIGYNPYLAQNYPAYLPSTAFQQAYSSNGQFHQSAAAVPGAGMKYSMPQYKNNMSGANLQQQQQPSSVISGYAGFGSSSNLPGNFALNQNAAPPSANLGFDEALSAQYKEANQYMALQQQGDNSAMWLHGAGSRTASALPPTQFYGYQGQSQQQGAFRQAQQPQQPSQYGGHGYPAFYHSQGGMAQEHHPQNPADGALNGYQAAPQQQQQQQQPSHQSWQQHANY, via the exons atgagcggcggcggcggcggcggcggcggcgcggggggcgggaagggggcggcggccgCTGGGCCCGTCCCGCAGGCCTCGAGGAAGCTCGTACAGAGCCTCAAGGAGATCGTCAACCGCCCGGACGCCGAGATCTACGCCGCGCTGCGCGAGTGCTCCATGGACCCCGACGAGGCCGTCAGCCGCCTCCTCTCCCAAG ATACCTTTCAAGAGGTAAAGAGCAAGCGTGACAAGAAAAAAGAG GTTAAAGAGACTCCTGAGCCAAGGTCTCGAGCGGCAAATAATGCTACCAGTCGAGGTGTAAGAGGCGGTCCAGATCGAGGTGGGCGAAACAACTCTGCTTACAACAGCTCCATTG ATAACATGACCTCAAGGTCATCTGTCTCAGGATCTGGTATGCCATCAACCAATTCCACCCAGAAGCAAACAGTTTCAAG TTCCTCCGTGAACAAAAATCTGGTTGCTGATGCACCGTCAGTACCACCACAAACATCATCTGGGTTTCAGCATGGCTGGTCTGGGACGCCAGGTCAGTTGTCAATGGCTGATATTGTGAAAATGGGTGGCAGGCCACAGGCTCAGGGGAAGCCTTCTACCAAGACTGTGGTCACAGCGGACAAAGGATATGCTGGACAATACCCATCTTTGCCCACCACTGTAAACCAGAATGCAAAACAATCTGCGAGCACAGTTGCACCAACAGAGCTTGACCAGGGGTTACCTTCTGCGCAAGATTCTGTTCTGGTTAAGGACCACAGTCACACAGCTGCTGATAACAAGCAGAAATATGATAATGATTGGTCTCCACAAGATGACCCGCCAGCAGGGAATCAATCCTCCATCCCTGAGACATCTGGGGACCCATCATTATTTGAGGCACCATTACATCCATCGACGCATGTTGCTGATGCGGTTTACTTGCATGAAAATTCTTATTTGGATGATAACATCTCTGCTGCAATGAGATCAGGAAATGCTTCTGAGAGACACTTGGATCACTATGGAGGGAATTCTGAATATAATGATGGATTATTGCAGAACTCGAGTACCTATCTGGCTCAGACGCATTCTCACATAGAGGACCAAG CTGAGGAGTCCAACGCTGATGTATCAGCAGCAGCAAACTTTCAGGGTCTGAGCCTACATGATGAAGAGCTAGCTGCCACAAAGTTTGCCGAAGATAACCCAGCAGTTATAATTCCGGACCATCTGCAAGTTTCCAACACAGGCTGTGCCGGATTGAGCTTTGGCAGTTTCGGATCTGGTGCATTTTCTGGGCTCCTCCCGCCGCCAAAGAGCACCGAAAACAATGTGGAGTTGCCTATTGTGGAGGAATCTGAACCTATAGATCATACAGATACGAG GGATCAAGATTTCTATGAAATTCCTCCGAATTCGCCACCAAACGAGAACCTTGAGGAAATTATGGGAGCTAACACTGAGAATCTTGATGTACCTTCTGTTCAACAGCCTGATGTCCTGAGACAAGAAATACTGGATGATCCTTCAGGTGTTCAATATAATCTGCCATCAGTCTCGAGCCACGCGTATGCGAACCCAGCACAGCCAAATGCAATGGATGCCATGCAAGGAAGTAACCAAGCGCACACTCTTTCACACCTGTCAAGCTTGCTG CAATCAAATACGTTACAACAACACAACCTGTTGGGCTCAAATATGGCACCTCTTCGGGACTTGGACTTCGGTTTATCACCTTTGTTGGCAGCACAAGCACAATCAATGGGTGCAAGATATAACTCAGCTGCACCAACTACTACTGGCATGCAGGAG CCAATGAAGCCAGGAGTTTTCTCGAACACTCAATCCACACAAAATCTTCCGAGTACCAGCATTCAGATGGCCCCCTCTCTTCCTCAGCAATTAGTCCATCCTTACTCACAGCCCACTTTACCTATTGCACCTTTCGCAAATATGATTGGCGCAAATATGATCGGCTATAATCCATACTTGGCACAAAACTACCCTGCTTACTTACCATCAACCGCCTTCCAGCAAGCTTACTCGAGTAATGGACAGTTCCATCAGTCTGCCGCTGCTGTACCTGGAGCTGGCATGAAGTACTCGATGCCACAATACAAGAACAACATGTCAGGCGCAAActtacaacaacaacaacaaccttCGTCGGTTATATCTGGTTATGCAGGCTTTGGTAGCTCAAGTAACCTTCCAGGAAATTTTGCCCTCAACCAGAATGCTGCCCCTCCGTCGGCCAATCTTGGGTTTGATGAAGCATTGAGCGCTCAGTACAAAGAGGCCAATCAATACATGGCTCTCCAGCAGCAG GGCGACAACTCTGCGATGTGGCTTCATGGGGCTGGTTCAAGAACAGCGTCAGCACTTCCTCCTACCCAGTTCTACGGCTACCAGGGACAGAGCCAGCAGCAGGGCGCCTTCCGCCAGGCGCAGCAGCCCCA